GGAGATGCCTCTCTATAGGAAAAAAGTTCATGATCCTTTCAATTGCCTGGTTAGCATTGTTTGCATGGAGTGTGCCCAGAGCAAGATGCCCTGTTTCTGCAAATGTAATGGCATCTTCCATGGTTTCCGAATCCCTTATCTCGCCGATAAGGATCACATCCGGCGCCTGCCGTAATGTATTTTTCAGAGCATTGTAAAAGGAGTGGGTATCAAAACCCACCTCTCTCTGAGTTATAACGCTCTGTTTGTGATTATGGACATACTCAACCGGATCCTCTATGGTGATTATGTGTCCGCGCTGATTGGCATTCCTGTGGTCTATCATTGATGCAAGGGTGGTGGATTTACCGCTTCCCGTGGCGCCGACAACAAGCACAAGACCCCTTTTACTCATCATAATATCTTTAAAGATTTTCGGCAAACCCATTGCATCAAGACTCTTTATCTCTGTTTTAATCTGTCTGATAACAAGACCTGCACATCCTCTCTGTCTGAAGATATTTACCCTGAATCTTCCAATATCCGGGTAGTAAAGGGCAAGGTTCTGCTCAAAGTCCTCGGCAAACTGAACCTTCTGCTTTTCATTCATCGTGCTGGCTGCTATTCTCTCCGTGTCCTCAGGCGTAAACGGGGGCTCGTCGTAAGGCTCTGTTGCGCCCTCAATGCGAAACATGGCAGGAAGACCGGCAGTAATGTATATATCCGAGGCGTCCCTCTGATTCATATATTTTAAATAATCTAATAACTCGGCCATAATTCATCACCTCTACTGTGCAGATTTAGGCAGGTAAAAAGATACCTCGTCTCTTGTTACAATGTTTTTTGCAACCAACTCAGTCACTGAAGCTTCCATTGTTTGCATACCGAGAGCCCTGCTTGTTTGCATAATTGATGGTATCTGGGCAATCTTGCCTTCCCGGATAAGGTTCCTTACTGCAGGATTGCCTATCATAATTTCAAAGGCTGCAACCCTGCCCTTTCCATCTTTTCGCCTGAAAAGCGCCTGTGTTATAACTGCCTGTATGGATTCAGAGAACATGGACCTTACCTGCGCCTGCTGGGCTGCCGGAAAAACGTCAATAACCCTGTCCACCGTTTTCGGGGCACCGCTTGTATGCAATGTTCCAAAAACAAGATGCCCTGTCTCTGCGGCGGTAAGTGCAAGAGAGATGGTCTCAAGGTCCCTCATTTCACCGACAAGGATCACGTCAGGGTCTTCACGAAGGGCGCTCCTCAATGCATTAGAAAAACTTTTTGTATGAGGGCCAAGCTCACGCTGATTGACAAGACATCCCTTAGACGGATGGACAAACTCGATCGGGTCTTCAACGGTCAGGATATGCCCTTTTTCTTCCCTGTTTATTAAGTCAACCATTGCTGCAAGGGTCGTGGATTTTCCGCTTCCTGTCGGGCCGGTAACAAGCACAAGACCTTTTTCCAGCCTTGTAATATCCATAAAAACCTTGGGGAGGTTCAACTCTTCAAAGGTAGGTATTTGTGTAGGAATAGTCCTGAAAACAGCAGAATCACCTCTCTGCTGTTTAAAAACGTTCACCCTGAATCGTGCAATATCACCAAGGGCAAAAGAAAAATCCAGTTCAAGGTTTTCCTCGAAAATCTTCCTTTGTTGGTCGTTCAAAATATCGTATATCATGTTGTGGACTTCATCCTTGTCAAGGGGCGGCACCTCGATCTTCATCATATCCCCGTGTATTCTTACAACAGGGGGCACGCCTGAACTGACATGCAGGTCGGAACCTTTATTTTCCACCATAAAAATCAATAATTCAGATACATCCATATTACCCTCCTTTATTCATGAAGCTTTTGACATTATCTTTCTAATGCTTCCAACTCTTTTATTGTTGGTAGATCTTCTATACGCCTGAGGCTATATACTTCCAAAAACCTGTTTGTTGTCCTGAAAACAATAGGTTTTCCGGCCTCTTCGTTTCTCCCTGCAATTTCGATAAATTTTCTTTCAAGCAGTTGCTTGACTGCACGCGATGAGTCTACCCCTCTTAAAGTATCCACCTCCCTTTTTGTTACAGGCTGTCTATAAGCTATAATTGCAAGCGCTTCAAGGACAGACTTTGTCAACTCAACATCTTTTTCCTTCACAAACCTCTTTGCCCATTCCTTATAATCGGTCTTTGTCCTTATCTGGTAACCGCCGGATACCTCCACTATCTCCAACGCCCTGTCCGAGTAGTTATACTCAGCAACCAGTTCATGCATGGCGCCTTCAATATCAGCCCCGGTACATCCCTCAAGCTTTTTATTCAGCCCCTTTAATGTTACGGGCCTGCCTGATACAAAAAGAACAGCTTCTATAATCCTCTTGAGTTCCATCCCTTCAAAAACTCCGATACCGTTATTTTTATAATCTCTATGTCTTCAGTATACTCATGCCATACAACATCTTTTTCTTTGGAAAACCACGTCGTTTGTCTTTTTGCATAGTGTCGCGTATGCATTTTTATATTTTTTACCATATCTTCATGGCTAATTAAACCTTTAATATAAAGGAGTATCTCCCTGTAGCCAATACTCGAAAAGGGCTTTAGTCCTTCATCGTATCCCATGGAAAGTATATGCTTCACTTCGTCCACCCATCCTGCATTCAGCATCTCGTCAACCCTGTTGTTGATCCTTGGATATAGCTCGTTCCTCTCTTTTTTAAGCCCCAACTTTAAAACTTCATAATGACTCTCCTTAAATCCATGGATGTGTCCCCATTCAGACATGCGTAACCCTGTGGATTTAAAGATTTCTACTGCCCTGACTGCCCTTAATTTATCCCTGAAGCTTATCCTGAGGGCATATTCACGGTCTATCTCCTTCAGCTTCTCATAAAATTTCAGAGGATCTTCGTTGTATTCCCTTTGCAGCGCCTCCCTTAAATCTGCATCTTTCGGGGCAACAAAGAGTCCGTACATCNNNNNNNNATGATCGGAATCTTATTGCGGCGGCAAATGGCG
The Pseudomonadota bacterium DNA segment above includes these coding regions:
- the scpB gene encoding SMC-Scp complex subunit ScpB, encoding MELKRIIEAVLFVSGRPVTLKGLNKKLEGCTGADIEGAMHELVAEYNYSDRALEIVEVSGGYQIRTKTDYKEWAKRFVKEKDVELTKSVLEALAIIAYRQPVTKREVDTLRGVDSSRAVKQLLERKFIEIAGRNEEAGKPIVFRTTNRFLEVYSLRRIEDLPTIKELEALER
- a CDS encoding type IV pilus twitching motility protein PilT; its protein translation is MDVSELLIFMVENKGSDLHVSSGVPPVVRIHGDMMKIEVPPLDKDEVHNMIYDILNDQQRKIFEENLELDFSFALGDIARFRVNVFKQQRGDSAVFRTIPTQIPTFEELNLPKVFMDITRLEKGLVLVTGPTGSGKSTTLAAMVDLINREEKGHILTVEDPIEFVHPSKGCLVNQRELGPHTKSFSNALRSALREDPDVILVGEMRDLETISLALTAAETGHLVFGTLHTSGAPKTVDRVIDVFPAAQQAQVRSMFSESIQAVITQALFRRKDGKGRVAAFEIMIGNPAVRNLIREGKIAQIPSIMQTSRALGMQTMEASVTELVAKNIVTRDEVSFYLPKSAQ
- a CDS encoding PilT/PilU family type 4a pilus ATPase yields the protein MAELLDYLKYMNQRDASDIYITAGLPAMFRIEGATEPYDEPPFTPEDTERIAASTMNEKQKVQFAEDFEQNLALYYPDIGRFRVNIFRQRGCAGLVIRQIKTEIKSLDAMGLPKIFKDIMMSKRGLVLVVGATGSGKSTTLASMIDHRNANQRGHIITIEDPVEYVHNHKQSVITQREVGFDTHSFYNALKNTLRQAPDVILIGEIRDSETMEDAITFAETGHLALGTLHANNANQAIERIMNFFPIERHL
- a CDS encoding tRNA dimethylallyltransferase — its product is MYGLFVAPKDADLREALQREYNEDPLKFYEKLKEIDREYALRISFRDKLRAVRAVEIFKSTGLRMSEWGHIHGFKESHYEVLKLGLKKERNELYPRINNRVDEMLNAGWVDEVKHILSMGYDEGLKPFSSIGYREILLYIKGLISHEDMVKNIKMHTRHYAKRQTTWFSKEKDVVWHEYTEDIEIIKITVSEFLKGWNSRGL